The following coding sequences lie in one Arachis stenosperma cultivar V10309 chromosome 5, arast.V10309.gnm1.PFL2, whole genome shotgun sequence genomic window:
- the LOC130979978 gene encoding SKP1-like protein 1B, which yields MSSTRKITLKSSDGEAFEVDEAVALESQTIKHMIEDDCADSGIPLPNVTSKILAKVIEYCKKHVEAANAEERPNEEDLKTWDADFVKVDQATLFDLILAANYLNIKSLLDLTCQTVADMIKGKTPEEIRKTFNIKNDFTPEEEEEVRRENQWAFE from the exons ATGTCGTCGACGAGGAAGATCACCCTCAAGAGCTCGGACGGAGAGGCGTTCGAGGTGGACGAGGCGGTGGCGCTGGAATCGCAGACGATCAAGCACATGATCGAGGACGATTGCGCCGACAGCGGCATCCCTCTCCCCAACGTCACCAGCAAGATCCTTGCGAAGGTCATCGAGTACTGCAAGAAGCACGTCGAGGCTGCGAACGCCGAAGAGAGGCCCAACGAGGAAGACCTCAAGACCTGGGACGCAGATTTCGTCAAGGTTGACCAGGCCACCCTCTTCGATCTCATCCTG GCTGCGAACTACTTGAACATCAAGAGCCTTCTGGACCTCACATGCCAAACTGTGGCAGACATGATCAAGGGGAAGACTCCCGAGGAAATTCGTAAGACCTTCAACATCAAGAATGATTTCACTCcggaggaagaggaggaagttCGTCGGGAAAACCAATGGGCATTTGAATGA
- the LOC130979402 gene encoding protein MID1-COMPLEMENTING ACTIVITY 1-like produces the protein MASPWDHMGEIANVAQLTGLDAVRLIGLIVKAASTARMHKKNCRQFAQHLKLIGNLLEQLKISELKRYPETREPLEQLEDALRRSYILVNSCQDRSYLYLLAMGWNIVYQFRKAQNEIDRYLRLVPLITLVDNARVRERLEVIEKDQREYTLDVEDEKVQTVILKPDPDKDDAAMLKKTLSCSYPNCSFTEALKKENEKLRLELQRSQANLDMNQCQVIQRLLDVTEIAAHTLPEKTDKVHKKEEYNYDDVDNDNDHSSSEKYQVKSDPLSTSRSAVCQKDLLSNGGSYQQEDWHTDLLGCCSEPSLCMKTFFYPCGTFSKIATVAKGRPISSGDACSELMAYSLVLSCCCYTCCVRRKLRKMLNITGGFIDDFLSHLMCCCCALVQEWREVEIRGVSDRGKTKTSPPPSQYMES, from the exons ATGGCGTCTCCTTGGGATCATATGGGGGAAATTGCAAATGTGGCTCAGTTAACTGGTCTAGATGCAGTGCGTTTGATTGGGTTGATTGTGAAAGCGGCGAGCACGGCGAGGATGCATAAGAAAAACTGCAGGCAATTTGCACAGCATCTCAAGTTGATTGGGAACTTGTTGGAGCAGCTGAAGATCTCGGAGCTGAAGAGGTACCCTGAGACAAGGGAGCCATTGGAGCAGCTTGAGGATGCTCTCAGAAGGTCATATATATTGGTGAATAGTTGTCAGGACAGGAGCTACCTCTACTTGCTGGCCATGGGATGGAACATTGTTTATCAGTTCAGGAAGGCACAGAACGAGATTGACAGATACTTGCGCCTCGTTCCGCTCATCACTCTTGTTGACAATGCTCGAGTCAGG GAGAGACTTGAAGTTATTGAAAAGGATCAACGTGAGTACACACTGGATGTTGAGGATGAAAAGGTGCAGACAGTTATTTTAAAACCAGATCCTGACAAAGATGATGCTGCAATGCTGAAGAAAACACTTTCTTGTTCATATCCCAACTGTTCATTCACTGAAGcacttaaaaaagaaaatgaaaagcttAGACTAGAGCTACAACGTTCACAAGCAAATCTTGATATGAATCAATGTCAAGTCATTCAACGGTTGTTAGATGTCACAGAAATTGCAGCTCATACTCTTCCAGAGAAGACTGACAAGGTTCATAAGAAGGAGGAATACAACTATGATGATGTAGATAATGACAATGACCATTCATCTAGTGAAAAATACCAAGTTAAAAGTGACCCACTTTCCACATCAAG ATCAGCAGTTTGCCAAAAGGATCTGCTGTCAAATGGAGGTTCATATCAGCAGGAAGACTGGCATACTGATTTACTTGGCTGTTGTTCTGAACCTTCTCTTT GTATGAAGACATTTTTCTATCCTTGTGGAACATTTTCAAAGATTGCCACTGTTGCAAAAGGCAGGCCCATAT CTTCTGGAGATGCATGTAGTGAATTGATGGCATATTCATTGGTTTTGTCTTGCTGTTGTTATACCTGCTGCGTAAGGAGGAAGCTTCGGAAGATGTTGAACATTACC GGAGGCTTTATTGATGATTTTCTATCTCATTTGATGTGTTGCTGCTGTGCCCTTGTGCAAGAATGGAGAGAAGTGGAGATCCGCGGAGTTAGTG ATCGCGGGAAGACCAAAACAAGCCCTCCACCTTCCCAGTACATGGAATCTTAG